GCAAAAATGTGTGACTACAGATATTCTATAATTTTACATGTAGAGTATGAAATCACAACCTATGTGGAAAAAAGATGTGAAATGTGACTGATATACATGAAAATAATAGTTAAACCCTTTTGtaagaggcatgctccaggcagcaattcttgtcttttatatgaaatGCCTCTTGGGAACCTTGTAtgcattttcctatcaacccgtattttactttaggcacactggtgtctcttatacttatttgtctcttatatcagtgttaTAAAGGGGTTTGACTATACTACATATTCCACTGGTAAAACTGACATATTCAAAAAGCAACCAAGAGCTGTACAAGTGAGAAACAAAGCATAGGAAAAACATGATTTCAGCTATGAGTGGCACCAATATGGGGTTCAACTAAAGTTAAAAAAACTATTCAAATCCTTATCATTAGTCATACAAGCGGGCAATCTATTCCAATCTTTAATTGACTGTGGGAAGAAGGAATACTTGAAGCACTTGGTGTTGAAACAGTATTCCTGTAATGTTAGCGTATGATTGTGGCATGACTGTCTGGTTTATGAATTATATATACATTTAGCTGATGTTTAGCTGCATAGCAATAAGTTAGAAGAGCATTTTTAGGTGTGTAAGTTCAGTGCGATTTCGTAATATTAGTAACCCAGCTCTTGTGATTAGCTCAGTGGGTGAACCGAGCAAACTGTATTGTAGGTAAATCTAACTGCTTTCCTTTGTACACCTTCTAGCTTTTTAATTAGGCTATTTGTGGTGGGGAACTAGACTAAGATAGCATATTTAATAATGGGCAAATTAAGGTTTTATAGGCTGAGTTTTGTTTGAGGTGGTGTCTTTTGTTTGACGTAGTAGTCTTTTAAGGAAAAATAATCTCTTTTAAGGCCGAGGATGTGACGTAGTTAACATGTGCCTCCCATCTTAGGTCATTAGAAATCACTAGTCCTAGGTACTTATGCTGTTTTAGGGAAGTTAGTGGTGTGTCGTCAATAGTGTAGTCAAAATATTGCcgcctagagttgtgagccggcaagccctagccaACCAAAAAGGATAGAGAGAACGcagaagtgtgtgttagcgcttcgtttgaagatacacgctcgtgtctttttGGCCCGCTGTTtctgtcttgtctctacggctcttggtgtgTCGCAATATGATAGGATTTATCTACGCGACATTCTTAACAAGGCCGATTTTTTAACGTTTAGGGTGATCTGCCATTTTGTGCACCAATCAGATACTGATAATAGGGCATTCCATATTGACAATATGGTCCGAAGGAGGGTTAATGTCTTTATAAAcaatgcatcatcatcatcagcctgactacgtccactgcaggacaaaggcctctcccatgttctgccagttaacccggtcctgtgcttgctgctgccaatttatacccgcaaacttcttaatctcaatgcccacctaaccttctgtctccccctaacccgcttgccttctctgggaatctagtcagttacccttaacgaccagcggttatcctgtctacgctctacatgcccggcccatgtccatttcctcttcttgatttcagctataatatccttaaccccctttgttccctaatccactctgctctcctcttgtctcttaaggttacacgtaccatttttctttccattgctcgctgcgtcgtcctcaatttaagctgaatcctctttgtaagtctccaggtttctgctccgtagctaagtaccggcaagatacagctgttatataccttcctcttgagggatagtggcaatctacctgtcataattggagcagcgatggcgtagtggctagagcatcctcctcgcatgcaaaaggtccgtggttcaaatcccagtgccgcgcagttcccaaccggataaaaaaaaatccgcgtggtgatggaactgcatgacaaggcctggggtgcggcctcaccggtaaccactgccgggaacgcactccctcaccagagaaggattggccaccctggtgcagtatctggccactacctcccacataaACAATGCAATTGTCGGCAAAAAGCTTGATGTTCGTTCTAATGGACTGGGTCAAATCGttaataaaaataagaaatagaATAGGGGCTAAAACTctgccctgcggtacacctgacGTAACTTCTGTTAGTTCTGATGTTTGCTGGTTTATTTTTACAAACTGCGCTCATTTGGTCAGATTTGCACAAAGCCATTTTGTGGTTGGTCCTTTACCTATCCTTGCCTGCAGTTTATTTATTAACTTTTTATGCGGAACCTcatcaaatgcttttgagaagTTGAGCGAGATAAGGTGAGCAATAGTACAGTTTAACCAAACCtcgtcaaatgcttttgagaagTCGAGCGAGATAAGGTGAGCAATAGTTTAACCATTTTATAAGAGACATGCATTGGGCAGTACTTCTTGTTTCTTATAAGAGCTGTCTTACATAAGTAGGGTACCAcacatgcattttcttatcaacccttGTTTCAATgaaggcacactggtgtctcttatacacacccatttgtctgttacatcagtctCTCCTATAAAGTAGTTTAACTGTACACAAACTACAGCAACGCCTGACAATATTGATGTTGGAACTGTCTGCTATCAAGAGAATGGTTCTAGTGAATACTTGGTCAAAGCTATGCTCTCAAAAGCAGAATTCTTGCCACTAAACGGTGTAGACACCAATATCAGCATGTGCTCCCATGGTCTCCATATTTTAGCTTGCATACCTTTCCTCATAGGTGTACGAGCACAtctaagcacacacacacgcgcaaatATTTGAGAAGATGGAGCTCCTCCCCTCCGCTCTCTTGAAATAAAATCCTGCACATGTCCCCAATTGTCACTGTTAATACGGCGTAATAGGACATATTGTACCCCACTCTGTAAAGAAGTAATTACAAGAAGTACTATGCAGGGGTTCAAGTGTCGTGTCGATTGAGCCATGCTGTGCCAAACAGCTTCAGCTGCGCCATCCTGCTCCAAAACACATTATTTCACCGAAACTGCTCCCACACGGTCTTTGATGCCTTCATATGCAGTCATTTGCAATGTAGTAAGCCCAAGCGAGCTCCTTTCGTCATCAATTACTTACTCACCCTGGCATTGGTGTCGATGCGAAACACTCACGGTTTCGCTGCAAGAGCAGAGCAATAAATGCtttagcaacaaattgcaatgtcatATGAAGTGTGAGGAAGAAGATCGACACATGCGGAAGTGCATTGCCATCACCTGGATACGCCTTGCCTGTTGTTGCTGCTATCCTCCCGGTCACTGCGTACTGTAATAAACCGCCGTAACAGAAGTAAGGCTATCAGCTAACTCTATTGGATCCAATCTTTTGTAACTCTTTGAATGTTTGCAGTTGTATGGGAATACAGTGGCTCCATGGAGCGAAGTGGTTTTCATACTCTGTAATATCAATGTGAATTAAGTGGGCGGTTTTCTGATGTCTGCCTAGAGAGCATACGCGTAAATGCCAGCGACCGCATCCTTACTGTCAGGCTTCTAAGTTGCTTCTTTAACGATGCAGCCCCCCCACCTCCCGCTTCTTTGCCCGAGGAGGATGGATTGTGACTGTAGCTCAAGACCTCGTGCTACccattgataaaaaaaaaaattggattaACAATTTGAACCCAGAAATATGTTTCAAAAACTAAGCTTGCATTTCTCATAATCAGCCCCTTTGATGCTCCAAGACTGCTCCGAAATGCACTTTTTGATGTTCCAAAGCTGTTTCAAAACAGCATTATTCCTGCTCACCGAGTTGCTCCAAAAGACTGAAGCCCGCTTCCACCTCTGATTATGCTACGTCAGCTTTGTGCCATATGCAAGCTGTCTTACAAAATACTGTTTCTCTTGTAAACAGTGTAATAATGTTTCTCTAAAGTAAGTCCAGAAACTTGTTTCTGTCTTCCATATACAGTAAAGGTTAATTAATTTAACCCCAGTTAATTTGAACATCGGACGTGTGCCCTGGTCCCGGCAAGTATATGTATTGTTTAATGGCGTAAAACTTGTGAATTCGGTGATTATTGACTGCAGCCTAGTTCATTTGGACAATCCACAAAGCGTACCAAGAATTATGAACAGCTGCAAATGCGTGACGCAAGATAGCAAAAACAGAGTTCATGAACAACCATATCAGCCTAGACTCTTCAGGACTGTGTATTTGCCATCCTTGATTATTGCACATTGGGGAGCCAGGTTTATTGAGCAGTAGATGCAGCGCTCAGCAGTTTTATTTTGCCTATAGATGTAGGCTGCGTGCATGCTTTCAATACCAAGTGGATGCTAGTCTTTAGCGAGCATTATTTTGTTCACAGCAGACACGACACTCAATAGCTTCTTTTTGACTTCTGGCAATATGGGCAATGTTACAAAACTCAAACATGGTGGAAGCTGTTGAAAATGGAGGGCTTCAGTGGTGGTCTGCATGCTGGCATCATGCCTGCTATATTGGGATGGATGAGCAATAAGTTGTCAGCGATTTTTCTGGTGAAAAATTGTCGTCACATACATGTGGTATTGGTTCATAATGAGGGATGGGTTCAGAGCATGTTTCAGCTTAGGGCACGGTGGTCTTGAGCTACATTCACATTGTGAACGAAGTCACTAATAGCTGAAATTGCTCCTTTTACACTGATGTTATGCAAAATGAGTACTGCATATAGTTATTCATTAAGAAAATGAAAATGCATTGATGTAATAGACATTTGCCACGGACATTTTTACAGTCCTGTGAAAtctgaattaacaagcttttgcTGTAAACTTTATTGGATATACATTCACTATCGTTAAAAATTTAGTCACATGTAGTAGTTGTGCAATTCAAGTCAGTTGGTGCGCAAGAGACATGTCTTGGTTTGCTCATATGCAGGGGAAACGTGGAATCCTCTGAAGCTACGTTACCAGCTACGCAACGTCCGTGAGCGCTTAGCCAAGAACCTGGTAGAAAAGGGAGTCCTGACCACCGAGAAGCAAAACTTCCTGCTTTTCGACATGACCACACACCCATTGGTGGACCAGACATCCAAGGGCAAGCTAGTGCGCCGGGTGCAAGAGGCAGTCTTGAGTCGTTGGGTGAACGACCCCCAGCGCATGGACCGGCGGCTGTTGGCACTCTTGGTGCTAGCGCATGCCTCCGACGTGCTGGAGAATGCCTTCGCTCCACTCTCAGACGACGACTACGAGCTGGCCATGCGCCGGGTGCGCGAGCTGCTCGAGCTCGACATGGAGGCCGAGGCCGCCAAGCCCAATGCCAACGAGGTCATGTGGGGTGTCTTTGCCGCCTTTGTCAAGTGATGCAGCCCTGACCTGACCACCCCGCACCTAGGAGGAGGATAGAGGGGAAAGATAATGGGCTGGTGGAGTGCCCTTTTggggcacacttccagctctaCAGAGTGCCTCTGGTCATACGCCTCTTTTTGGAGCAGGCCcagccttgggggggggggggggtagtggcaGAAGTTGTGAACTTTCGGTTTTCATGCACAATGGCACTGCTATTGATGGAAAATCATAGCGAGGAGAGCAAAAATCAGCAACACGTTTGGAGAACTTCGGGCATTGGTGCCTTACATTGTTACCATTAGTAGCACTTGGATGTAGGTCTCGTTTCTGTTTTGACTTGTGGTCCCGATTTCATTAGAAGTGAGACAAGAGCTGTGTCCGTGCATGATATTCCAGCTCTTGTTTGTACACACAGTGCCATAGTGTACTGCAAAACCGGAAGCTCGTAACTAGGTTGGATGTCCTCTGCCTGAGTGATGTCTGCTCAACCCAAGTTCCTGCCCTCAAGATATTCTCCCCAAGCACTGGACCAGACTTTTTTCTTTTCCCGAAGAAGCGTAAGAGGCAACCTTTGTGCTAATCCAGAGCTCCAGCTGCCTGACACTGCAAAAGACCCCGGGTGTGCTTTGTGCTGCACGTTGCAGAAGGTCTGTCCTTGTACATAgctgggcctttttttttttcttttactcctGTGGGCGCGGCTCTTGCCGTCAGCTTGGTGGCTTCTGCAGTAGCTCAATACCAGCTGGGAACAATCGTTTTTCTTCCGCTGTATTCTTTTGGTAAAAGGTGGCTCTCCTGTCGTTCCGATTGTAAATAAACCTGCTGCTCTGAACGAAGTGTTCGTTTTGTTCCATTGTTTGACAAAAGGAGGCTTCTGGACTGTGTTTTACATGCTGAAGTAAAGCATCTCGTGGATTAATTTGATTACCACTTTGTAGTAATGCCATCGCAAATGTGTCTCGCTGTGAAATCAAGGGTGGTGGCATCACTTTAAATACAAGTAAAATGCAGAAAACTTGGTGGTATTGAGGCTTGGGTGCACATTAGAGAACCTCAGGTAGTCAAAATTCATGATAGATGGCATTTTTCATATGCAAGGGCCTGTGTTGGTCAAAGTGCTTCATCAATATATAGGATGCAATCAATGTTCAGCGAGTGTAGAAGGGCCTTCAGTTCATTACACTAAAGATGTGTGAAAATATATACTTAAGTTATGTTGACAAAATGTGTTTGACCAGATCGACGACCAGTGCTCCTAATACTAGAATATAAGATTGTCGTGGTACCGTATGGATGCTCACCTAAGTCGTGGTGAATGGCCCTGAggtaagcactttttttttttaatgaaacttGTGCACCAAGAGAGGTCGTGGTTCGTATTTATGACTAGAACTGTGATTGAAGCAATTCTTTGAAGTCCTACGGTACGCGCTTTAGCGCGCCGGTGGTGACACACAAGTGAGAAGTCCACTTTTACACACGTGCTTTGGGAGTGCGGTAATGCAAGCCCCAATCACCTTGGCCTGTTGCGTAGGACGCCCATCCGCAACCTGTTCTTAGCCGATCATCTATGGGCTGGTGTCCAGCACGCGGGCGACAGGCCCGAAAACTGAGGGAAGTGGTCAAAATCTGGAGCAACCAGCTGTAGCGTGCCTCATAACCTTGGGATTTGGGTCCGACTGGTCCATCAGGATAATCCAATCGCCACTAAAAGTAGTACATTGACACGGACACGGTGGCTTCAACTTTACAGCGTACCTCGCAATTTTATACGTTTCTCGCTTCACAGTGCAGTGTGCTAAAAGTCCGACACTCTTCCTTTTCGCTCCCAGTCTCCATACCGAGTTGGCTCGGGTCCGGTGGGGCCACCGACTTCACCGGTCTGCGGGTTGGTGTTATCTGGAAAACGGGCAAACGGATCCTGGTCGGATGAACTTGCGTCGTTTTTCTCGTCAGTAGTGCTTGCATGTTCGGGAGGTGCTTTCACTCCTGGCTCAGGTTCGGCCTCTTTGTGGGTCAAGCGAGCAAACACAGAAGCACGTTTCATCAAAGTACTCCGGCAGAAGCGCAATTTCTGGACGTTCGCTAGCATGTTGGCTGCAGACGAGCGTCAATCTAGAATTTCAGCGTAATGTAGATTCGTAACGTCGCGCAGTTCGAGAGCACACGGAGTCGTCACCGTCCTAACATGATTTATGTGTACTAAATGTTGAAACGGTGATGCaatttgtaactctgctcgtacagTAGCACTAAAACAATTACACGGGGCCAGAGAACATAAACAAGACGGGGCGGTGATAAGAATAAGCGTGTAAAACTCCAAACAACGCACG
Above is a window of Rhipicephalus microplus isolate Deutch F79 chromosome 1, USDA_Rmic, whole genome shotgun sequence DNA encoding:
- the sau gene encoding Golgi phosphoprotein 3 homolog sauron yields the protein MLRKEGLVQRKNACSNPDGRSKDLDEPVNRPESEDDVDSKETRLTLMEEVLLLGLKEKEGYTSFWNDCISSGLRGCILVELALRGRIELERCGVRRRSLLLRKVLLRSDTPTGDVLLDEALRHLKETRPPETLQAWIDYLSGETWNPLKLRYQLRNVRERLAKNLVEKGVLTTEKQNFLLFDMTTHPLVDQTSKGKLVRRVQEAVLSRWVNDPQRMDRRLLALLVLAHASDVLENAFAPLSDDDYELAMRRVRELLELDMEAEAAKPNANEVMWGVFAAFVK